A DNA window from Fusarium fujikuroi IMI 58289 draft genome, chromosome FFUJ_chr11 contains the following coding sequences:
- a CDS encoding related to phosphoglycolate phosphatase, giving the protein MPAQLVIFDFDGTLFDTHQAISHSIKLTFDSLLPASAPAESGVQKLIGSGLGLREVLRALHTTPGSFDEDEWTSTYRRLYNEEGQKLVSAFPGAKELLIMLNLNEVPVAIVSNKGVAAVETALENNGIDTIPKDLIVGDNTPGATRKPDTGSFEKVLLPTLKARGLAHVDASRTLVVGDTEADVKFAANIGAKSVWCRYGYGERSACEKLEPHFTVDSLDEVAGIVDNM; this is encoded by the coding sequence ATGCCTGCTCAATTAGTTATATTCGACTTTGACGGCACTCTTTTCGACACCCATCAAGCCATATCTCAcagcatcaagctcaccTTCGATTCACTCCTTCCAGCCTCAGCTCCAGCAGAGTCTGGAGTGCAGAAGTTGATCGGTTCTGGCTTAGGTCTCAGGGAGGTTCTCCGAGCGCTACATACGACTCCCGGCTCttttgacgaggatgaatggACGTCAACGTACCGTCGCTTGTACAACGAAGAAGGACAGAAACTTGTATCTGCGTTTCCTGGAGCCAAGGAGCTTTTGATCATGCTTAATTTAAACGAGGTTCCTGTCGCTATTGTCAGCAATAAAGGCGTAGCCGCGGTCGAGACGGCCCTCGAGAATAACGGCATTGATACCATCCCCAAAGACTTGATCGTCGGAGACAACACCCCCGGCGCAACGCGTAAGCCCGACACTGGAAGCTTCGAGAAAGTTCTACTGCCAACCCTGAAAGCTCGTGGACTCGCACACGTGGACGCCTCGAGAACCTTAGTCGTTGGGGACACAGAGGCAGATGTCAAATTCGCTGCCAACATCGGAGCAAAGTCTGTTTGGTGCAGATATGGATATGGTGAACGGAGCGCATGCGAGAAGTTGGAGCCACATTTCACAGTCGATTCATTAGATGAAGTAGCTGGAATTGTTGACAACATGTGA
- a CDS encoding related to oxidoreductase: protein MEFIAAGASWALGKAPSPQKILGRLGLASLVAQNSWPELSSKLSPQASIVLPDESSFSGLVSRWRDWHGPQPGAVVRTFSESDVQETIRYANEHGIPFLARSGGHGATEALQLAKDVIVVDLRDQNDVEIARDGKSARIGGGASVKKVVNELWTAGKQTVTGICECVGVSAPVLGGGHGWLQGQYGLASDQVISARVVLPNGDAVTASEDSNPDLFWALRGAGHNFGIVTEWKYRIYDINNPMWSYEIFIFLGDKLEDVLELTNKMMKTQPPHLTHWIYIVNIPEIDPDKPIIWYAVISDGAAQKARDYANPLHGLGPINVNAGEASMPDLAAITLMGDDTVGCAKGFTGLRYPIGLKTYDLFAVRKVFNEIADMSKRVPEFAGSFFLLEGYSTHGVKAIDAKDSAFPHRDDEILVTPYILYKPNATLDGLAQEHGEKLRRHLLEASGDPEHLRAYVNYAHGFESLEEMYGHEPWRIEKLKALKKKWDPENRMRFYAPIV from the exons ATGGAGTTCATTGCTGCAGGTGCATCTTGGGCGCTGGGCAAGGCACCTTCGCCGCAAAAGATTCTGGGGCGTCTTGGCCTCGCATCGCTTGTCGCGCAGAATTCATGGCCTGAATTATCCTCAAAGCTCTCACCTCAAGCGTCGATCGTATTACCTGATGAATCGTCATTTAGTGGTCTTGTTAGTAGATGGCGGGATTGGCATGGGCCGCAGCCTGGGGCAGTCGTGAGAACCTTCTCCGAGAGCGACGTGCAAGAAACT ATACGATATGCGAATGAGCATGGCATTCCCTTTCTCGCCAGATCTGGAGGCCACGGAGCCACTGAGGCACTACAGCTGGCCAAGGATGTTATTGTTGTAGACCTGCGAGACCAAAATGATGTCGAAATTGCCAGGGATGGAAAGTCTGCGAGGATAGGTGGAGGCGCGAGTGTGAAGAAAGTTGTAAATGAGCTTTGGACAGCCGGAAAACAAACAG TCACTGGTATCTGTGAGTGCGTTGGTGTCTCAGCGCCCGTCCTTGGTGGAGGCCATGGCTGGTTGCAAGGCCAATACGGCCTCGCATCAGACCAAGTTATTTCTGCACGAGTTGTGCTCCCCAACGGAGACGCAGTGACGGCTTCTGAAGACTCAAACCCTGATTTATTCTGGGCTCTTCGGGGAGCAGGACACAACTTTGGCATCGTGACCGAATGGAAGTACCGAATttacgacatcaacaaccccaTGTGGTCTTATGAGATTTTTATCTTCCTTGGAGATAAACTGGAGGATGTTTTGGAGTTGACGAataagatgatgaagacccaGCCGCCGCATTTGACGCACTGGATTTACATCGTCAACATTCCTGAGATTGATCCTGACAAG CCAATTATCTGGTACGCTGTCATCTCAGATGGCGCTGCCCAAAAAGCCAGAGACTATGCGAATCCACTTCACGGCCTCGGCCCTATCAACGTCAACGCTGGGGAAGCTTCAATGCCCGACTTGGCCGCCATCACGCTTATGGGTGACGATACCGTCGGATGCGCCAAAGGTTTCACAGGCCTACGATATCCAATCGGCCTCAAGACTTACGATCTCTTCGCCGTGCGAAAGGTGTTTAACGAGATCGCCGATATGTCGAAACGTGTTCCCGAGTTCGCTGGCTCATTCTTTCTTCTGGAAGGATATTCAACCCATGGCGTCAAGGCGATTGATGCAAAAGACTCTGCATTTCCTCACCGCGACGATGAGATTCTTGTTACTCCCTACATTCTTTACAAGCCCAACGCGACGCTTGACGGGCTTGCGCAGGAGCATGGTGAGAAATTGAGGAGGCATTTGTTAGAGGCTAGTGGAGACCCAGAGCATCTCCGCGCATACGTTAACTACGCTCACGGCTTCGAGTCTCTGGAGGAAATGTACGGTCACGAGCCCTGGAGGATCGAAAAGCTCAAAGCCCTCAAAAAGAAGTGGGATCCCGAGAACAGGATGAGATTTTACGCGCCAATCGTCTAA
- a CDS encoding related to reductases, with protein sequence MNCHKEPEFQIRDIPNLRGYIAIVTGGNSGIGYETTLQLALKGARVYIASRSSDRVNKAISDMKQNSPDLDLHFLKLDLQDLQSIKNTAADFMSRENRLDLLINNAGIMASPWQLTKDGFEVQWQTCFLSHHALTMSLMPLLVAAAQTSGRMDRVRIVNVASDMAFRMGPEAINYQDPNLTDVTGQLAPWRRYGHCKQASIIAAKAITERYQPLGITAYSLHPGLIKSGLQSHSNNIFGAMTRVAMKVGPTSTPLEGSMNSLFCATTPQAYEHAGRYYVPVQKLDDKANKWLDDPQAVGKLWDLANKQLKEHGFVFEDLPRYYA encoded by the exons ATGAACTGCCACAAAGAACCCGAGTTCCAAATCCGCGATATCCCCAATCTTCGGGGCTacatcgccatcgtcacaGGCG GAAACTCTGGTATTGGCTATGAAACAACACTTCAACTCGCCCTCAAGGGCGCTAGAGTCTACATCGCCAGCCGCTCAAGCGACCGCGTCAACAAGGCCATCTCCGATATGAAACAGAACAGCCCCGACCTAGACCTTCACTTCCTCAAGCTAGACCTCCAGGACCTCCAGAGCATCAAAAATACCGCTGCTGATTTCATGAGCCGCGAAAACCGCCTTGATCTGCTGATCAATAACGCTGGC ATCATGGCCAGCCCCTGGCAACTGACAAAGGACGGCTTTGAAGTCCAATGGCAGACTTGCTTCCTCTCCCATCACGCCCTCACCATGTCACTGATGCCTCTCCTCGTCGCCGCCGCTCAGACCAGTGGTCGCATGGACCGTGTGAGAATCGTCAATGTTGCTAGCGATATGGCCTTCAGGATGGGGCCCGAAGCCATCAATTATCAGGACCCTAATCTCACTGATGTCACTGGGCAACTAGCGCCATG GAGGAGATACGGCCActgcaagcaagcaagcatcaTTGCCGCGAAGGCGATTACAGAACGCTATCAACCTCTCGGTATCACAGCCTACTCCCTTCATCCTGGTCTTATCAAATCCGGTCTGCAGTCTCACTCGAACAACATCTTCGGAGCCATGACACGTGTCGCCATGAAAGTCGGCCCAACGTCTACGCCACTCGAAGGATCGATGAACTCTCTTTTCTGTGCTACAACTCCGCAAGCCTACGAGCACGCTGGCAGATATTATGTGCCTGTTCAGAAGCTAGATGACAAGGCCAATAAGTGGTTGGATGATCCTCAGGCTGTTGGCAAGCTTTGGGACTTGGCGAACAAGCAATTGAAGGAGCATGGGTTCGTCTTTGAGGACTTGCCTCGATATTATGCATAA